The genomic segment CAGCGACTGCAGCGTGCTGGCGGCGCACCACAGGCGCTCCTCCTGGAACTGTTGCATTTGGTAGATGAAGCCCTGGCCCTCGGCCCCGATGCGGTAGCGCTGCGGCACGCGCACTTCATCGAAATAAATCAGCCCGGTGTCGCTGCTGTTCATGCCGATTTTTTTGATCTTTTTGCCCACCTCGATGCCAGGCAGCAGCTTGCCGTTTTCGCGCATGGGCACCATGACCAGGCTTTTGTTTTTATGGATGGGCCCCTCGCCGGTGTTGACCAGCATGCACATCCAGTCGGCTTGCAGGCTGTTGGTGATCCACATCTTCTGGCCGCTGATCACGTAGTCGTCACCGTCCTTGCGGGCCACCGACTTGATGCCGGCCACATCGCTGCCCGCACCGGGCTCGCTCACGCCGATGCAGCCCACCATGTCGCCTGCAATCGCCGGGGCCAGAAATTGCGCGCGCAATTCGTCGCTGCCAAAACGCGCCAGCGCCGGTGTGGCCATGTCGGTTTGCACGCCAATGGCCATGGGGATGCCGCCGCAGTCGATGTGGCCCAGCGCTTCGGCCATGGCCATGCTGTAGGAGTAGTCCAGGCCCGCGCCGCCATAGGCCTCGGGCTTGGTCAGGCCCAAAAGGCCCAAGTCCCCCATCTTTTTGAACACTTCATGCGCCGGGAAAATTTCGGCCGCCTCCCATTCGTCCACATGGGGGTTGATCTCGGCTTCAATGAAACGCTTGAGCGTATTTTGAATTTCGCGGTGCTCGTGGGTGTATTGCATGGTTTTGTCTCCGTTGGGTTTTCACATCCGGGCCACGCCAAACGGGCTGGCGCGGGGTTGGCGGGCGGCACTCTCGGCGCAGGTGTCGAGGCAAAAACCCAGCACGCTGCGGGTGTCACGCGGGTCGATCACGCCGTCATCGAGCACCAGACCGCTGGTGTAGAAGGCATCGGCCTGGGCCTCAAACAGCGCCACGATCTTGTCGAATTGGGCCTGCATCTTGTCGGGGTCGGGCGTGATGCCTTT from the Limnohabitans sp. 2KL-27 genome contains:
- a CDS encoding acyl-CoA dehydrogenase family protein, which produces MQYTHEHREIQNTLKRFIEAEINPHVDEWEAAEIFPAHEVFKKMGDLGLLGLTKPEAYGGAGLDYSYSMAMAEALGHIDCGGIPMAIGVQTDMATPALARFGSDELRAQFLAPAIAGDMVGCIGVSEPGAGSDVAGIKSVARKDGDDYVISGQKMWITNSLQADWMCMLVNTGEGPIHKNKSLVMVPMRENGKLLPGIEVGKKIKKIGMNSSDTGLIYFDEVRVPQRYRIGAEGQGFIYQMQQFQEERLWCAASTLQSLTHCIQWTVDWAQERKLFGSTLADQQWVQFKLAELKAEVECLRALTYQACEHYIAGEDVTEWATMAKLKAGRLNRTVPDTCLQFWGGMGFTWENKVSRMYRDGRLASIGGGADEVMLGILSKMMGIAKRPQA